The Pigmentiphaga aceris DNA segment TGATGCGATAGGGCTGGCGGACTTGGCTGGGGAAGACGCTGATGGATCAGACGGCTGGTCAACCGCCGGCCTGCCAGAGGTCGCCGCATCAGCCTTCCCTTCTTCCTGCGCCTTGGCCGGCACATCATCGTCCTCGGGCGGCAAGACCACAGTCATCAGCCTTCCGCGCGCGCGGCTCGGCGAGCGGCACGGAAGCGTGGCAGGGCCTGGAGCGTGGCCCAGTCAGGCGCAGCCGTGACGGGCATCAGGCGACGGATGCGGGCCGTCGACGCGGGGTCGGGCGTGTGCATCAATCGCGTCAGCAGATCGTCGGCCAAGTCGGGACGATTGCAGACCAGCACCATGTCGCAACCTGCCGCCAATGCAGCCTTGGCGCGCGCCAGCATGTCACCGGCAACCGATGCACCTTCCATCGACAAGTCATCAGAAAACACTACGCCGTCGTAGGCCAGCTTGCCGCGCAAAATGGTTTTGATCCACTTGCGCGAGAACCCAGCCGGGTGGCGATCGACCTTGGGGTAGATCACGTGTGCGGGCATGACGGCGGGCAAGACCGCGTCGCCCAGCCATTGATAAGGCGCAGCGTCGTGTTCGAGAATTTCTGCCAGCGGGCGCTCATCGACCGGAATGGCCAAGTGTGAATCCGCATGGACAAAACCGTGGCCGGGGAAATGCTTGCCGCATGCGCCCATGCCCGCCAGCGCCAGCCCTTGCGCCAAGGCACGGGCCAACATGGCAACCACGCGCGGATCGGCATGGAAGGACCGATCGCCGATCACGGTGCTGCCACCATAGTCCAGATCCAGCACCGGGGCGAAGCTGAAATCGACACCGCAGGCACGCAACTCTGAGGCCAGCACGTAGCCGATTTCGGTTGCGCGACGCATTGCCCCCATCGGGTCGTGCATCCACTGCTCGCCCAGGGTTCGCATGGCGGGCAAAGACGTAAATCCATCGCGGCGGAAACGCTGCACGCGGCCACCTTCGTGGTCTACCGCGATCAGCAGCGGTTCGCTGCGGGCAGCGTGAATCTCGGCGGTCAGGGTTTGCAGTGCGGCGCGGCTGGTGAAGTTGCGTGCGAACAGAATCACGCCGCCCACCAGGGGATGGCGCAGGCGTTCACGTTCTGCGTCGGTCAGCACGATGCCGGCCACATCGACCATGACCGGGCCGGGTGCGAGCGAATCCGAGGGGGAAACCGAGGTGGTTTCCGGCACCAGCACAGAGGAGATCACGGAAGACACGGCGGAAGGCAGGATAGAAGAAGTCACAATAGCGGAATCAGAAACTGGGGCAGATACGAGATTCGGGTCGGAATCCAGGGCAGGCGTAATGCCGGGGTTCAGGTCAGCGTTCGGGCCAAGATCGGCGGCATCACAGGCAGGCGCAGCATCGCGCAGAAGATCGGCATCAATGGAACGGTCAAGACGAGCACTGGCAGCAGGGTCGGCAGCAAGCTCAGTACCCAGACCAAGGCCCGGCACATTCGCCAACACGCGATTTGCCGCCGCCGTGGCTTCCATCATTATCGCGGGCCAGGCGAACATGCCGCCCCACGCCCACCAGCCGGCAAGCTGAGCGCTCTGCACCCAGTCTTGCACGATCGAGTCCCGCAACATCGGGGCTGGAAAAATAGACGCTGGATTGACCGCCAAGTAAGCCATCGGGTCCTGAAAAACCAGGGCCTGAAGCGCCTCGACGTTGGCGACGGGAGGCGCTTCCACGCCACGCGCTACCGACATTGCTGTGCCCGAAGGCACGATAGACAGAGAAAGTGACGGGGCAAGTAACGAGGCAAGTAACGGGGCAAGTGAGCGATCAGACGCCCGGCGCGCGACGCTCGACCACGACATAGGCGGCTGCCATATCGGATTCATCAGTGATGGAAACATGCGCCGCCCCAAATCTTTCGATGTACCAGCTGTGAAGCGGTTCGGCGATGACAAGCACCGGACGGCCGCCTGGTGCGTTCAAAGTCTGCACACGTCGCCACGTCATGGGCATGCGCATTCCCAGGCCGATAGCCTTGGAAAACGCTTCCTTGGCGGCGAAGCGGGTCGCCAAAAAGCGCACCCCCCGCTGCGGATCACGGGCAGAACGTGCACGAAACTTGGCAAGTTCTTCAGGCCCGAGGATCTTGGCAGCGAACCGTTCACCACGACGCGCCAACGCGGCTTCGATGCGATCGATGCGCAGCAGGTCAGTGCCAATCCCGGCAATCGCGACAGGCGCTGGCATGGGATTCGGCGAGACCGATGCAGCCGGTGCCTGCACGGCAAGCGTCACAGGCTTGCCTTCAGTGGATGCGTTGCCGTCAGCAGCCGTGTCTGTCATTTCGCCATGCCCGGCTGCGTGCGCACAGCAGCAAGCCGCGCCTGAAGCATCTTGGTCTTCATCTCGCGAACCGCCTGGGTCCAGCCGACAAACACCGCTTCGGCAACGATGGCGTGACCGATGTTCAACTCCTTGATGCCATCAAGCGCCGCAATCGGCTCGACGTTACCCAGGTGCAGGCCGTGGCCGGCGTTCACGATCAAGCCTGCACGCAGGCCATCGGCGACACCATTGCGCACACGTGCAAGTTGCGCATCGAATTCTTCAGCCGGCGCTTCCGCATACGCACCGGTGTGCAATTCGATGACAGGTGCACCTGCACGCGCTGCCGCCTCGATCTGGCGCGCGTCTGCATCAATGAACAAAGACACCCGAATGCCCGCGTCCTGCAAGCGCTTGACCGCGCTGGACACGGTGTCGAAATGGCCCGCGACATCCAGGCCACCTTCAGTGGTCAATTCCGCACGTCGTTCGGGAACCAGACACACGTCCTGCGGCTTCACCTGGCAGGCAATCGCCAGCATTTCTTCGGTAACGGCGCACTCAAGATTCATGCGGGTGCGCAGTTGGCCGCGCAACGCAAATACGTCCGCGTCTTGAATGTGGCGGCGATCTTCACGCAGATGCAGCGTGATCAGATCGGCACCGGCTTCCTCGGCAAGCAAGGCAGCGCGAATGGGGTCGGGATAGATCGTGTGCCGTTGCTGACGCAAGGTGGCCACGTGGTCGATGTTTACGCCAAGATCGATCATAAGTCCTGCAAATCGTGAAGCACACGGCGCGTCGCCAACGGACGGCCATTCATATGATAGTCGAGACGTTCGCGCAGCAAGCGCCGCAGCGCTGGCTCGTCGGGTACGTCGTCGAAGTCGTCGGCAACCAGCGCCACCAGCGTGGTTCCGGGCACCACGCCAGCCTTGCCGGCGTCGTTGGCATCGGCGTGCTCGACACCACCCTGCACCTGAACCCGATACCAGCGGTCCGCCTCGATGGGGTCGCCTTTTTCGGTCACCGACGGATCGAAGCCATAACCTATCTCGCGCAGCAAGGCCCACTCGAAACTGCGCAAGGCAGCAGACACGCCAACGCCGGACGACAGACGCGCCAAGGTTTCGATGTATGTGTCGTAGATAGCCTCGTGCGCATCGTCACGGGCCATCAGGCGCAGCAGCAACTCGTTCAGATACCAGGCCGACATCATGGCCGAGCCGACCAGGCGCTGTGGGGCACCGCCCCACTCTGCCCGAACCAGGGTCTTGACCTCGCCGCCGCCCGACCAGCTCAGGCGCAGCGGCTGGAACGTGGCCAGTACCGAACGCAAAGCCGAGTGCGGCCGCTTGGCCCCTTTAGCCACCATGGCCACTCGGCCATGCGCACGCGAAAAAACTTCTGCAATCAGCGAGGTTTCGCGATACGCGTAGCTGTGCAGCAAAAAAGCAGGTGCGTCATCGACGCGTTGGGACGGCCGTGCCCGACTGCTGCGAGCAGCCGGACGCCTTCCCACTACTTCACTCATAACCCAGATCGCGCAGCGCGTTTTCGCGATCAGCCCAACCGCGACGCACCTTCACATAAACTTCCAGGTGCACCGGCTTGTCGAGCATCTTGGAGATGTCCTGGCGCGCTTCAGTAGCAATGCGCTTCATGCGCTCGCCGTTGGCACCGATCAGGATCGGGCGGTGGCTGTCGCGGTCCACGATCACACATGCCGCAATGCGGGCATGGCCATCGGACTCTTCCCATTGTTCGATGACCACGGTTGCGCCGTAGGGCAACTCGTCACCGACCAGGCGGAAGATCTTTTCGCGCACCAGTTCAGCGGCAATGAAGCGCGCCGGACGATCGGTCAGCGTATCGGCCTCGAACATGGCCTCGCCTTCCGGCAAACGGTTGGCGATCTCGTCGAGCAGGTGATCCAGCTGGCGCGACTTGGCCGCGCTGACGGGAATCACTGCATCGAAGGGATGCGTCGCGACGATCTTCTGCACGTAAGGGAACAGCGAATCGCGATCTTTCAGCAGATCGGTCTTGTTGACGGCCAGAATGGTCTTGGCGGCCGGCGGCAGCATGGGCAGCAGGTTGGAATCACCTTCTGACCACTTGCCGGCCTCGACTACCTGCACGACCACATCGACGTTGGCCAGCGACTGGCTGACCACACGATTCATCATGCGGTTCATGGTGCCGGCGTGGCGGGTCTGGAAACCAGGCGTGTCGATGAACACGAACTGCTCGTGATCACGCGTCAGTACACCCTGGATGCGGTGACGCGTGGTTTGTGCCTTGCGGGACACGATGCTGATTTTCGCGCCAACCAAGGCGTTCAACAATGTCGACTTGCCGACATTGGGACGGCCGATGATGGCAACGTAGCCGCAGCGGAACGGACGGGGGGCGGTTTGATCGCTCATGACTTTGACGGACTGGCGACAGGCGATACGCCTGACGCGGATGAATCGGGGGACGTGTCTGCAGGTGCCATGCCGGCGGCTTGCACCACGGCAACAGGCAGCGACAGTTGGGCAGTCTTGCGGGCGCGCGGTGCCCGCTTGGGCGGCACTGCATTGATGGCAAGTGCGGCTTCCAGCGCGCGTTTGGCACCTTCCTGCTCGGCGGCACGGCGGCTTCCGCCCGTGCCCACCACCTGCACTTCAAGCTTCGGAATCGAGCACTCGACTTCGAATTCCTGGCTGTGCGCCGCACCGTGGGTAGCCACCACAGTGTAGATCGGCAATGCGAGCTTGCGCCCTTGCAGGTACTCCTGCAACAAGGTTTTCGCGTCTTTACCAAGTGTCTTGGGATCGACGGTTTCCATCACTGGCTGGTACAGACGTGCAATCACCTTGCCTGCCGTCTCGAAATTCGAGTCGATGAAAATCGCCCCGAAAATCGCTTCGACCGTATCGGCAAGGATGGACGGGCGACGGAAGCCGCCGCTCTTGAGTTCGCCCTCGCCCAGTCGCAGGTAACGCGACAAGTCCAGGCGCTGCGCGATTTCGGCCAGCGATGCCTGCTTGACCAGATTGGCACGCAGCCGTGACAGGTCGCCTTCGTCGATGCGGCTGAAGCGCTCGTACAACAAGGTGGCGACTGAGCAATTCAACACGCTGTCGCCCAGGAATTCCAGGCGTTCGTTGTGTTTGGCGCTGTGACTACGGTGCGTAAGCGCCTGTTCAAGCAACGCAGCGTTCTTAAACTGGTAGTCCAGCTTGGTTTCTAACGTATTCAAACTCAAATTCATGCGTTCGCCTTGGCGGTACACGGCTGGCACGCGGCCAACCGTGTGATGCGCATCGCAGGGCGAAATCGGGACGGTGCGGCAACGAACCAGATCAATGGAATCGTCCGATGCGCTTCAAGTCGCTGAAATTCATCCATACGAAGAATGCTTTGCCCACGATGTTCGCCTCGGGCATGAAGCCCCAATAACGGCTATCGAGGCTGTTGTCCCGATTATCGCCCATCATGAAATAGTTACCTGCGGGCACGGTGCAGCGCACCCCTTCCCTGCTGTACGTGCAAGCATTCATATTGGGGAAGGAGCTGACCATGCCGATCTCGCCGGAACGGCCGGGATCGTTGAGGATGTCGTGGTCGACACCATCAAAGGTCTCGGTGAAACGCTGCGTATAGGTCACGCGGTCGGGATCGAAATAATCCCCGGCTGCTGCAGTCGGTACCACCTTGCCGTTCACCGTCAGGCGCTTGTTCAGGTAAGCCACTTCGTCGCCGGGCAGCCCGACCACACGCTTGATGTAGTCGATTTGCGGGTCGACCGGATACCGGAACACCACCACGTCGCCACGCTTGGGATCGTTGAACGGAATGACCTTGTTGTTCAGGATGGGCAGGCGAATGCCGTAGGTGAACTTGTTCACCAGGATCAGATCGCCAACCTGCAGCGTGGGAATCATCGAACCCGACGGAATGCGGAAGGGTTCGACGATGAACGAACGCAAGGTGAAGACGAACAGGATCACCGGGAAGAAGCTGGCCGAATATTCGACCCACCACGGCGCGCGAGCGGCCTGACTGACCGCTTCCTGGCGCAGACGTGCTGCTTCGGCGTCACCGCTCGATGCACGGATGCTCGGTGCGCTGACATTGTCAAAACGTTCGCCCGCCGCAATGGCACGCGCCCGACGCTGCGGCTGCAGCACCCAGCGGTCCAGCGCCCACGCAATGCCGGTAACCACCAGCAGCACGAACAGGATCAACGCAAAGTTCAAACTCATGCACGTGCCCCTTGCAAACCTTGCATCGCAGCGATCACTTGTCCTCCACCTGCAGGATGGCCAGGAAGGCCTCTTGCGGAATTTCCACGTTGCCGACGTTCTTCATGCGCTTCTTGCCGGCCTTCTGCTTTTCAAGCAGCTTCTTCTTGCGCGAGATGTCGCCGCCGTAGCACTTGGCCAGCACGTTCTTGCGCATTGCCTTGACGTTCTCGCGGGCGATGATTTCCGCCCCGATTGCGCCTTGAATGGCGATGTCGAACATCTGGCGCGGTATCAGTTCACGCATCTTGGCGGTCACCGCACGGCCACGGAAACGCGCGTT contains these protein-coding regions:
- the nagZ gene encoding beta-N-acetylhexosaminidase, with translation MVDVAGIVLTDAERERLRHPLVGGVILFARNFTSRAALQTLTAEIHAARSEPLLIAVDHEGGRVQRFRRDGFTSLPAMRTLGEQWMHDPMGAMRRATEIGYVLASELRACGVDFSFAPVLDLDYGGSTVIGDRSFHADPRVVAMLARALAQGLALAGMGACGKHFPGHGFVHADSHLAIPVDERPLAEILEHDAAPYQWLGDAVLPAVMPAHVIYPKVDRHPAGFSRKWIKTILRGKLAYDGVVFSDDLSMEGASVAGDMLARAKAALAAGCDMVLVCNRPDLADDLLTRLMHTPDPASTARIRRLMPVTAAPDWATLQALPRFRAARRAARAEG
- the acpS gene encoding holo-ACP synthase, yielding MPAPVAIAGIGTDLLRIDRIEAALARRGERFAAKILGPEELAKFRARSARDPQRGVRFLATRFAAKEAFSKAIGLGMRMPMTWRRVQTLNAPGGRPVLVIAEPLHSWYIERFGAAHVSITDESDMAAAYVVVERRAPGV
- a CDS encoding pyridoxine 5'-phosphate synthase is translated as MIDLGVNIDHVATLRQQRHTIYPDPIRAALLAEEAGADLITLHLREDRRHIQDADVFALRGQLRTRMNLECAVTEEMLAIACQVKPQDVCLVPERRAELTTEGGLDVAGHFDTVSSAVKRLQDAGIRVSLFIDADARQIEAAARAGAPVIELHTGAYAEAPAEEFDAQLARVRNGVADGLRAGLIVNAGHGLHLGNVEPIAALDGIKELNIGHAIVAEAVFVGWTQAVREMKTKMLQARLAAVRTQPGMAK
- the recO gene encoding DNA repair protein RecO gives rise to the protein MSEVVGRRPAARSSRARPSQRVDDAPAFLLHSYAYRETSLIAEVFSRAHGRVAMVAKGAKRPHSALRSVLATFQPLRLSWSGGGEVKTLVRAEWGGAPQRLVGSAMMSAWYLNELLLRLMARDDAHEAIYDTYIETLARLSSGVGVSAALRSFEWALLREIGYGFDPSVTEKGDPIEADRWYRVQVQGGVEHADANDAGKAGVVPGTTLVALVADDFDDVPDEPALRRLLRERLDYHMNGRPLATRRVLHDLQDL
- the era gene encoding GTPase Era, with the protein product MSDQTAPRPFRCGYVAIIGRPNVGKSTLLNALVGAKISIVSRKAQTTRHRIQGVLTRDHEQFVFIDTPGFQTRHAGTMNRMMNRVVSQSLANVDVVVQVVEAGKWSEGDSNLLPMLPPAAKTILAVNKTDLLKDRDSLFPYVQKIVATHPFDAVIPVSAAKSRQLDHLLDEIANRLPEGEAMFEADTLTDRPARFIAAELVREKIFRLVGDELPYGATVVIEQWEESDGHARIAACVIVDRDSHRPILIGANGERMKRIATEARQDISKMLDKPVHLEVYVKVRRGWADRENALRDLGYE
- the rnc gene encoding ribonuclease III translates to MSLNTLETKLDYQFKNAALLEQALTHRSHSAKHNERLEFLGDSVLNCSVATLLYERFSRIDEGDLSRLRANLVKQASLAEIAQRLDLSRYLRLGEGELKSGGFRRPSILADTVEAIFGAIFIDSNFETAGKVIARLYQPVMETVDPKTLGKDAKTLLQEYLQGRKLALPIYTVVATHGAAHSQEFEVECSIPKLEVQVVGTGGSRRAAEQEGAKRALEAALAINAVPPKRAPRARKTAQLSLPVAVVQAAGMAPADTSPDSSASGVSPVASPSKS
- the lepB gene encoding signal peptidase I encodes the protein MSLNFALILFVLLVVTGIAWALDRWVLQPQRRARAIAAGERFDNVSAPSIRASSGDAEAARLRQEAVSQAARAPWWVEYSASFFPVILFVFTLRSFIVEPFRIPSGSMIPTLQVGDLILVNKFTYGIRLPILNNKVIPFNDPKRGDVVVFRYPVDPQIDYIKRVVGLPGDEVAYLNKRLTVNGKVVPTAAAGDYFDPDRVTYTQRFTETFDGVDHDILNDPGRSGEIGMVSSFPNMNACTYSREGVRCTVPAGNYFMMGDNRDNSLDSRYWGFMPEANIVGKAFFVWMNFSDLKRIGRFH